A single region of the Chelmon rostratus isolate fCheRos1 chromosome 5, fCheRos1.pri, whole genome shotgun sequence genome encodes:
- the bmp10 gene encoding bone morphogenetic protein 10 codes for MASIWVSQPGTICSSKTLLLLFSILLLEQLLCGQGSPISNTHQRHRPAPGLGDGHGGVVDPSLLEQDNNMSMQSLLVSLKEQFLRTFNLSGLGPPPLPPGSTREEPPEYMMELYNRFANDRTAMPTANIIRSFKNEDSSASVVGVGGVRRHPLLFNVSVPHHECITAAELRLYTLVQTDRHLYAGVDRKVTIYELESHDEDDNMTDENTMRGDGFRGGGERIELVELASRQVYGTDNGWEAFDLTAAVQRWRKSDTSTTHRLEVHIASMVNEDTVQGLTEDSKDRDPPEGDMKIDTSPEEKHKPLLIVFSDDQSSDHRDDKRELNEMIDHETSNMVLQNDLGTDLNGLWGDLGRDRDEEEVEPDEEDLIQMRSNLIYDTASRIRRNAKGNHCKKQSLYVEFKDIGWDSWILAPTGYDAFECTGICSFPLTKHVTPTKHAIVQTLVNINSPQKAARACCVPTKLDPISLLYLDDTGVVTYKYKFEGMVVAECGCR; via the exons ATGGCGAGCATTTGGGTCTCTCAACCGGGAACCATCTGCAGCTCCAAGActttgcttttgctgttttccaTCCTGCTACTCGAGCAGCTTCTCTGTGGACAGGGCAGCCCGATCTCCAACACCCATCAGAGGCATCGCCCCGCTCCGGGGCTGGGAGACGGGCACGGAGGGGTGGTGGATCCATCACTGCTGGAGCAGGACAACAACATGAGCATGCAGAGCCTGCTGGTGAGCCTGAAGGAACAGTTCCTGCGGACTTTCAACCTGTCTGGCTTGGGTCCCCCTCCCCTGCCTCCTGGAAGCACTCGAGAAGAGCCACCTGAGTACATGATGGAGCTCTACAACCGCTTCGCTAATGACCGCACTGCAATGCCCACCGCCAACATCATCCGCAGCTTCAAAAACGAAG ACTCATCTGCCAGTGTTGTGGGTGTTGGAGGAGTGAGGCGCCACCCGCTCCTCTTTAATGTGTCAGTCCCCCATCATGAATGCATCACAGCAGCCGAGCTTCGCCTCTACACCCTTGTCCAGACTGACCGCCACCTCTATGCCGGTGTCGACCGCAAGGTCACTATCTACGAACTGGAATCGCATGACGAAGATGACAACATGACTGATGAGAACACCATGAGAGGCGATGGATTCAGAGGGGGCGGAGAGCGGATAGAGCTGGTGGAGTTGGCCTCACGCCAGGTCTATGGCACAGATAACGGCTGGGAGGCTTTTgacctcactgctgctgtccaaCGCTGGCGCAAATCTGACACCAGCACTACTCACCGGTTGGAAGTGCACATTGCCAGCATGGTTAATGAAGACACTGTTCAAGGTCTGACAGAGGACAGCAAAGACAGGGATCCACCTGAAGGGGACATGAAGATTGACACCAGccctgaggaaaaacacaaacctctgctgattgttttctctgATGACCAAAGCAGCGACCACCGTGATGACAAGCGCGAGCTGAACGAGATGATTGACCACGAAACTTCTAACATGGTTCTCCAGAATGACTTGGGGACAGACCTGAATGGGCTGTGGGGGGACCTGGGGAGGGACAGGGATGAGGAAGAAGTTGAGCCTGATGAAGAGGACCTGATCCAAATGCGCTCCAACCTGATCTACGACACAGCATCCCGCATTCGTCGCAACGCCAAGGGAAACCACTGCAAGAAACAATCTCTGTACGTAGAGTTCAAAGACATCGGATGGGACAGTTGGATCCTTGCACCCACTGGTTATGATGCCTTTGAGTGCACTGGCATTTGTTCTTTCCCACTGACGAAGCACGTCACACCCACCAAGCATGCCATTGTCCAAACATTGGTGAATATCAACAGTCCTCAGAAGGCGGCACGAGCTTGTTGTGTGCCCACCAAGCTGGATCCCATCTCGCTGCTGTATCTGGATGACACAGGCGTGGTCACCTACAAGTACAAATTTGAAGGCATGGTGGTGGCTGAGTGTGGCTGCAGATAG